From the Mycoplasmatota bacterium genome, one window contains:
- a CDS encoding response regulator transcription factor, with amino-acid sequence MKTKILVCDDERHIRRLISDYLINENYEVIEAIDGEDAIDKFYDNHHIDLIILDVMMPRKNGYDVAKIIRKESDIPIIFLTALGNVQNELEGFESGGDDYISKPFEYSVFIARVNAMLKRNNTIKSHCVNGLEINVNEHYVKVNEETINLTPKEYELLLFLINNKNNTLSREQILNNVWGYDYYGDTRTVDTHVKQLRYKLKNEGNSIITIRGYGYKFEVK; translated from the coding sequence TTGAAAACTAAAATTTTAGTATGCGATGATGAAAGACATATTAGACGATTAATTAGCGATTATTTAATTAATGAAAACTATGAAGTCATTGAAGCAATTGATGGTGAAGATGCAATTGATAAATTTTATGATAATCATCACATAGATTTAATTATTTTAGATGTTATGATGCCTAGGAAAAATGGATATGATGTGGCAAAAATAATTAGAAAAGAATCGGATATCCCTATAATTTTTTTGACTGCATTAGGTAATGTCCAAAATGAATTAGAAGGATTTGAATCTGGTGGTGATGATTATATTTCAAAACCATTTGAATATTCTGTTTTTATCGCTAGAGTAAATGCTATGTTAAAAAGGAATAATACGATAAAATCACATTGTGTTAATGGCTTAGAAATTAATGTTAATGAGCATTATGTAAAAGTAAATGAAGAAACGATTAATCTAACTCCAAAGGAATACGAATTATTATTATTTCTAATAAATAATAAAAATAATACTTTATCTCGAGAACAGATATTAAATAATGTTTGGGGTTATGATTATTATGGAGATACACGAACGGTTGATACACATGTCAAACAATTAAGATATAAACTTAAAAATGAAGGAAATAGTATAATTACGATAAGAGGCTATGGATATAAATTTGAGGTGAAATAA